From a single Caloenas nicobarica isolate bCalNic1 chromosome 12, bCalNic1.hap1, whole genome shotgun sequence genomic region:
- the LOC135993492 gene encoding H(+)/Cl(-) exchange transporter 5 isoform X1 yields MGLEALAMDQKSYRRGSFQSSTSDEDMLEIAGASLDFSMADDDPPLDREMGGFSSYNGGGMNGTSTIMDFLEEPLPGVGTYEDFNTIDWVREKSRDRDRHREITSRSKESTWALIHSVSDAFSGWLLMLLIGLLAGSLAGLIDISAHWMTDLKEGVCLAGFWFNHEHCCWKSNTTFMDRDKCPEWMSWSELILGHGEGAFAYILNYFMYVTWALLFSLLAVLLVKGFAPYACGSGIPEIKTILSGFIIRGYLGKWTLIIKTITLVLAVSSGLSLGKEGPLVHVACCCGNILCHLFTKYRKNEAKRREVLSAAAAAGVSVAFGAPIGGVLFSLEEVSYYFPLKTLWRSFFAALVAAFTLRSINPFGNSRLVLFYVEFHMPWHLLELVPFILLGIFGGLWGAFFIRSNIAWCRRRKTTKLGKYPVLEVFVVTAITAVLAFPNEYTRMSTSELISELFNDCGILDSSKLCEYVNDFNSTKGDDLPDRAAGPGVYTAMWQLALALIMKVFITIFTFGMKVPSGLFIPSMAVGAIAGRLLGVAMEQLAYYHHDWAIFSGWCSQGADCITPGLYAMVGAAACLGGVTRMTVSLVVIMFELTGGLEYIVPLMAAAMTSKWVADAIGREGIYDAHIRLNGYPFLEAKEEFSHKTLAMDVMRPRRNDPPLTVITQDSMTVEDVESIINETTYSGYPVVVSRESQRLVGFVLRRDLIISIENARKKQDGIVSTSIIYFTDHSPPLPPSSPSMLKLRSILDLSPFTVTDQTPMEIVVDIFRKLGLRQCLVTHNGKLLGIITKKDVLKHIAQLANQDPDSILFN; encoded by the exons GATTTTCCTCATATAATGGAGGAGGGATGAACGGCACAAGCACGATAATGGATTTCCTGGAGGAACCTCTTCCTGGTGTGGGGACTTACGAAGATTTTAACACTATAGATTGGGTGCGAGAGAAGTCCAGGGACCGGGACAGGCACAGAGAG ATCACCAGTAGAAGTAAAGAGTCCACGTGGGCACTGATACACAGCGTGAGCGATGCCTTTTCTGGCTGGTTGTTGATGCTCCTCATTGGGTTGTTGGCAG GTTCCTTAGCGGGGCTGATTGACATTTCTGCGCACTGGATGACAGATTTGAAGGAAGGCGTGTGTTTAGCAGGCTTCTGGTTTAACCACGAGCACTGCTGCTGGAAATCTAACACAACCTTTATGGACAGAGACAAGTGTCCCGAGTGGATGAGCTGGTCTGAGCTGATCCTTGGCCATGGAGAG ggGGCTTTTGCGTATATTCTCAACTACTTCATGTACGTTACCTGGGCCTTGTTATTCTCACTTCTCGCTGTGTTACTTGTGAAGGGGTTTGCTCCTTATGCCTGTGGCTCAGGGATCCCAGAG ATCAAAACTATCTTAAGTGGTTTCATCATTAGAGGCTACCTGGGCAAGTGGACGCTGATCATCAAAACCATCACCTTAGTGTTGGCGGTGTCATCTGGGCTGAGCCTGGGCAAAGAGGGGCCCCTGGTGCACGTCGCCTGCTGCTGTGGAAACATCTTGTGTCATCTCTTCACCAAATACAGGAAGAACGAAGCGAAGCGCAGAGAG GTTCtatcagcagctgcagctgctggtgtgTCTGTAGCTTTTGGTGCACCGATCGGAGGAGTCCTCTTTAGTCTGGAAGAG gtCAGTTACTACTTTCCTCTCAAGACACTGTGGCGCTCCTTCTTTGCTGCTCTGGTCGCTGCGTTTACCCTGCGCTCCATCAACCCTTTTGGGAACAGCCGCCTGGTTCTCTTCTACGTGGAGTTTCATATGCCATGGCATCTTCTGGAGCTTGTGCCATTCATCCTTTTGGGAATATTTGGTGGGCTTTGGGGAGCTTTCTTCATTCGCAGCAACATTGCCTGGTGCAGGCGACGCAAGACGACGAAGCTTGGTAAATACCCTGTGCTGGAGGTGTTTGTCGTGACTGCGATCACGGCCGTTCTGGCCTTCCCCAACGAATACACCAGAATGAGCACCAGCGAGCTCATTTCTGAGCTCTTCAACGACTGTGGGATTTTGGACTCTTCCAAGCTCTGCGAGTATGTGAACGATTTCAACAGCACCAAAGGGGATGACCTGCCAGACCGAGCTGCTGGCCCAGGAGTTTACACAGCCATGTGGCAGCTGGCTTTGGCCCTTATAATGAAAGTCTTCATCACGATCTTCACCTTTGGCATGAAG GTGCCCTCAGGTCTCTTCATCCCCAGCATGGCAGTGGGGGCTATTGCAGGCAGATTGCTCGGAGTAGCCATGGAGCAGCTGGCCTATTACCACCACGACTGGGCCATCTTCAGCGGCTGGTGCAGTCAAGGAGCTGACTGCATCACTCCTGGCCTCTACGCAATGGTGGGGGCTGCAGCGTGTCTGG GTGGGGTGACCCGAATGACTGTGTCACTAGTGGTCATTATGTTTGAGCTCACTGGGGGACTGGAGTACATTGTTCCTCTGATGGCAGCAGCCATGACCAGCAAGTGGGTGGCTGATGCCATTGGACGGGAAGGCATTTACGATGCCCATATTCGCCTGAACGGATACCCTTTCTTGGAAGCCAAGGAAGAGTTCTCACACAAGACACTTGCAATGGACGTAATGAGGCCACGGAGGAACGATCCTCCTCTGACTGTCATCACTCAGGACAGCATGACCGTAGAAGATGTTGAGAGCATCATCAACGAAACCACGTACAGTGGCTACCCGGTGGTGGTGTCACGGGAGTCCCAAAGGCTGGTTGGGTTCGTCCTCAGGAGAGACCTCATCATTTCAATTG AAAATGCCCGGAAGAAGCAGGACGGGATTGTGAGCActtcaattatttatttcactgacCACTCTCCTCCGCTGCCTCCAAGCTCCCCGTCTATGCTGAAACTCAGGAGCATCCTGGACCTCAGTCCTTTCACAGTGACAGACCAAACGCCCATGGAAATCGTCGTGGATATATTCCGCAAGCTGGGATTGCGCCAGTGCCTGGTTACTCACAACGG gaaGCTACTTGGGATCATTACTAAAAAGGATGTATTAAAGCACATTGCACAGCTGGCTAACCAGGACCCAGATTCTATACTCTTCAATTAA
- the LOC135993492 gene encoding H(+)/Cl(-) exchange transporter 5 isoform X2, translating into MDQKSYRRGSFQSSTSDEDMLEIAGASLDFSMADDDPPLDREMGGFSSYNGGGMNGTSTIMDFLEEPLPGVGTYEDFNTIDWVREKSRDRDRHREITSRSKESTWALIHSVSDAFSGWLLMLLIGLLAGSLAGLIDISAHWMTDLKEGVCLAGFWFNHEHCCWKSNTTFMDRDKCPEWMSWSELILGHGEGAFAYILNYFMYVTWALLFSLLAVLLVKGFAPYACGSGIPEIKTILSGFIIRGYLGKWTLIIKTITLVLAVSSGLSLGKEGPLVHVACCCGNILCHLFTKYRKNEAKRREVLSAAAAAGVSVAFGAPIGGVLFSLEEVSYYFPLKTLWRSFFAALVAAFTLRSINPFGNSRLVLFYVEFHMPWHLLELVPFILLGIFGGLWGAFFIRSNIAWCRRRKTTKLGKYPVLEVFVVTAITAVLAFPNEYTRMSTSELISELFNDCGILDSSKLCEYVNDFNSTKGDDLPDRAAGPGVYTAMWQLALALIMKVFITIFTFGMKVPSGLFIPSMAVGAIAGRLLGVAMEQLAYYHHDWAIFSGWCSQGADCITPGLYAMVGAAACLGGVTRMTVSLVVIMFELTGGLEYIVPLMAAAMTSKWVADAIGREGIYDAHIRLNGYPFLEAKEEFSHKTLAMDVMRPRRNDPPLTVITQDSMTVEDVESIINETTYSGYPVVVSRESQRLVGFVLRRDLIISIENARKKQDGIVSTSIIYFTDHSPPLPPSSPSMLKLRSILDLSPFTVTDQTPMEIVVDIFRKLGLRQCLVTHNGKLLGIITKKDVLKHIAQLANQDPDSILFN; encoded by the exons GATTTTCCTCATATAATGGAGGAGGGATGAACGGCACAAGCACGATAATGGATTTCCTGGAGGAACCTCTTCCTGGTGTGGGGACTTACGAAGATTTTAACACTATAGATTGGGTGCGAGAGAAGTCCAGGGACCGGGACAGGCACAGAGAG ATCACCAGTAGAAGTAAAGAGTCCACGTGGGCACTGATACACAGCGTGAGCGATGCCTTTTCTGGCTGGTTGTTGATGCTCCTCATTGGGTTGTTGGCAG GTTCCTTAGCGGGGCTGATTGACATTTCTGCGCACTGGATGACAGATTTGAAGGAAGGCGTGTGTTTAGCAGGCTTCTGGTTTAACCACGAGCACTGCTGCTGGAAATCTAACACAACCTTTATGGACAGAGACAAGTGTCCCGAGTGGATGAGCTGGTCTGAGCTGATCCTTGGCCATGGAGAG ggGGCTTTTGCGTATATTCTCAACTACTTCATGTACGTTACCTGGGCCTTGTTATTCTCACTTCTCGCTGTGTTACTTGTGAAGGGGTTTGCTCCTTATGCCTGTGGCTCAGGGATCCCAGAG ATCAAAACTATCTTAAGTGGTTTCATCATTAGAGGCTACCTGGGCAAGTGGACGCTGATCATCAAAACCATCACCTTAGTGTTGGCGGTGTCATCTGGGCTGAGCCTGGGCAAAGAGGGGCCCCTGGTGCACGTCGCCTGCTGCTGTGGAAACATCTTGTGTCATCTCTTCACCAAATACAGGAAGAACGAAGCGAAGCGCAGAGAG GTTCtatcagcagctgcagctgctggtgtgTCTGTAGCTTTTGGTGCACCGATCGGAGGAGTCCTCTTTAGTCTGGAAGAG gtCAGTTACTACTTTCCTCTCAAGACACTGTGGCGCTCCTTCTTTGCTGCTCTGGTCGCTGCGTTTACCCTGCGCTCCATCAACCCTTTTGGGAACAGCCGCCTGGTTCTCTTCTACGTGGAGTTTCATATGCCATGGCATCTTCTGGAGCTTGTGCCATTCATCCTTTTGGGAATATTTGGTGGGCTTTGGGGAGCTTTCTTCATTCGCAGCAACATTGCCTGGTGCAGGCGACGCAAGACGACGAAGCTTGGTAAATACCCTGTGCTGGAGGTGTTTGTCGTGACTGCGATCACGGCCGTTCTGGCCTTCCCCAACGAATACACCAGAATGAGCACCAGCGAGCTCATTTCTGAGCTCTTCAACGACTGTGGGATTTTGGACTCTTCCAAGCTCTGCGAGTATGTGAACGATTTCAACAGCACCAAAGGGGATGACCTGCCAGACCGAGCTGCTGGCCCAGGAGTTTACACAGCCATGTGGCAGCTGGCTTTGGCCCTTATAATGAAAGTCTTCATCACGATCTTCACCTTTGGCATGAAG GTGCCCTCAGGTCTCTTCATCCCCAGCATGGCAGTGGGGGCTATTGCAGGCAGATTGCTCGGAGTAGCCATGGAGCAGCTGGCCTATTACCACCACGACTGGGCCATCTTCAGCGGCTGGTGCAGTCAAGGAGCTGACTGCATCACTCCTGGCCTCTACGCAATGGTGGGGGCTGCAGCGTGTCTGG GTGGGGTGACCCGAATGACTGTGTCACTAGTGGTCATTATGTTTGAGCTCACTGGGGGACTGGAGTACATTGTTCCTCTGATGGCAGCAGCCATGACCAGCAAGTGGGTGGCTGATGCCATTGGACGGGAAGGCATTTACGATGCCCATATTCGCCTGAACGGATACCCTTTCTTGGAAGCCAAGGAAGAGTTCTCACACAAGACACTTGCAATGGACGTAATGAGGCCACGGAGGAACGATCCTCCTCTGACTGTCATCACTCAGGACAGCATGACCGTAGAAGATGTTGAGAGCATCATCAACGAAACCACGTACAGTGGCTACCCGGTGGTGGTGTCACGGGAGTCCCAAAGGCTGGTTGGGTTCGTCCTCAGGAGAGACCTCATCATTTCAATTG AAAATGCCCGGAAGAAGCAGGACGGGATTGTGAGCActtcaattatttatttcactgacCACTCTCCTCCGCTGCCTCCAAGCTCCCCGTCTATGCTGAAACTCAGGAGCATCCTGGACCTCAGTCCTTTCACAGTGACAGACCAAACGCCCATGGAAATCGTCGTGGATATATTCCGCAAGCTGGGATTGCGCCAGTGCCTGGTTACTCACAACGG gaaGCTACTTGGGATCATTACTAAAAAGGATGTATTAAAGCACATTGCACAGCTGGCTAACCAGGACCCAGATTCTATACTCTTCAATTAA
- the LOC135993498 gene encoding tumor necrosis factor ligand superfamily member 10-like, which yields MAPHQPSAGQYLRSDSGGSELRMLPDGPDPAPARGEARGRRRCGPLWGSVAVMAILALQIASTTGLFVYFTMAISKLKAQVPGSAEELRCLQVINQQQEGSSLEELVTNQPCLKLANTIKAYVATVTENVVRRSAVKEARRSYFNTSEGQVPPKTASKPSAHLTLRPQGLAQDGNSKRFGNLSQSCRHAIALWEDSTIHSHLQNITYRDGRLRVNQAGKYYVYSQIYFRYPSDGASARVSVPQLVQCINWKTSYSQPILLLKGVGTKCWAPEANYGLHALYQGGLFELKAGDELFVSVSSLAIDYNDAAASYFGAFRLDL from the exons aTGGCCCCGCACCAGCCCAGCGCCGGGCAGTACCTGCGCTCCGACAGCGGCGGCTCGGAGCTCCGAATGCTGCCGGACGGCCCCGACCCCGCTCCCGCCCGCGGCgaggcgcggggccggcggcggtgCGGGCCGTTGTGGGGCAGCGTGGCCGTCATGGCCATCCTCGCCCTGCAGATCGCTTCCACCACCGGCCTCTTCGTCTACTTCACCATGGCCATCTCCAAG CTCAAAGCCCAGGTGCCGGGCAGCGCGGAGGAGCTGCGGTGTCTGCAGGTTATCaaccagcagcaggagggctccagcctggaggagctggtCACCAACCAGCCCTGTCTCAAGCTAGCCAACACCATCAAAGCCTACGTGGCCACG GTGACGGAGAACGTTGTCCGCAGGAGCGCTGTGAAGG AGGCCCGGCGGAGCTACTTCAACACCTCAGAGGGGCAGGTTCCTCCCAAAACAGCGAGCAAGCCCTCGGCACATCTCACCCTCCGCCCACAGGGCCTGGCCCAGGATG GGAACTCCAAACGCTTTGGGAACCTCTCGCAGTCCTGCCGCCACGCCATCGCTCTCTGGGAAGACAGCACCATCCACTCGCACCTGCAGAACATCACCTACCGGGATGGGCGGCTGCGGGTCAACCAGGCGGGCAAGTACTACGTCTACTCCCAGATCTACTTCCGCTACCCCAGCGACGGGGCCAGCGCCCGGGTCTCCGTCCCCCAGCTCGTACAGTGCATCAACTGGAAGACCTCTTACAGCCAGCCCATCCTCCTGCTCAAAGGGGTCGGCACCAAGTGCTGGGCACCCGAGGCGAACTACGGGCTCCACGCTCTCTACCAGGGAGGACTGTTTGAGCTGAAGGCCGGTGATGAGCTCTTTGTCTCCGTCTCCTCCTTGGCCATCGACTACAACGATGCAGCAGCCAGCTACTTCGGGGCCTTTCGGCTCGACCTGTGA